AAAAAAACATAAAAAAAAAAATTTAAAAAAAAAAAAAAAAAAAAGAACCCAAACCATAAAAAAAAAAAAACAAGGGTTTTTCCCCCCCCCCCCCCCCCCCGCAGCACTATAGACGCTATTAGGCCCAAGCTCTATTTAATGCTGACGATTTGTTTTTTTATGTCATGCAACCTCTTTGCCAGAAACATTTATGTAGATGGCGACCAAGCTGCATACGGTAATGGGACAATCAGTACTCCATACAAATCAATTGTATCCGCAATCAGCGAAGCCCGCAACCATGCTGAACCCAATACAATCCATATTAAAGGTAGAGATAGTGCTAATTATTACGATCAAAACCTGAGTATTAGCGGATTTCAATATCCTCTAACTCTCAAGCAGTGGGATATAAGTAGCAATGAATTGATTATCAAAGGAACGGGAAACTCAATGTCCACAATCACGTTGGGCAACAATGCTGCTACGATTAAGATAATGGGTGCCACAATATCCAGAGCATCGGAGCCCCAAATTAACTCTACTCTGCTGGGAGGAGGCCTTTTTATTTATTATAGCGAATCCGTAGTAATTGAAGATTGCATAATTAATCATTGTCGAGCATGGAAAGGCGGTGGGATCTATGCATATCAATCAGATCTAGAGCTAATCAACACGAAAATGCACAATAACACCGGAGTTCGCTACACTGGCTTAGTATTAATCTCTTTCGGTGGAGCAATTTATGCAGAAGATTCCGAGATTACAGTCAGCGAATCACTGCTCTATTTTAATCATGGAGGTTCACAAACTGCCTGTGAAGAAACTATTTATCTGTATGGAGGATTATTGTCTTGCGAAGCTACAACCCTTTATCATGATTCGCCTACAGCCGTACAGGTGTGGACATACGAAGGGGATTCAGTGTTCCAAAACTGCATAATATTCCAGCCCTACATGAATGTAAATGCCTCTTACGAGTTTTGTTGTGCCTATAATACCCAGTACTCCGCGTTTGGGGGTTTGGGCAACATAATTGCTGACCCAATGTTCAATGGTGATTTTTCTCTTGAGAAAGGTTCCCCCTGTATAGGTACTGGATATTCTGCGGATTTCTGGGATCATCAAGGGGCTCCGGGAAATCAAGACTTGATTACTCCTCACGATGAAACCCAAGACATTGGCGGAATACCCTATAATGGCGATCGATTCATTAGATATAGCTTCGATGATGACCCTCAAGGAAACTGGATGTGCTTTCCGGTTCTTGATGACCATTCCTATGTAAACATTGATGGGGTTGATTACCGTGCCGACAATATGCGAGCTTTCTTCTACGATTATGAAGGACCTTTTTCAGAGATGGATAGGGTCTCATTCAAGTGGTATGATCCCGGCAATGTGTTTGGCGAATATACTCATAGGCCGAATGCTGTAATCACTTGGCACTACATGCGTGGATTGAACAGCGACGAAGGATTCCTTGGCTATAAAGCTCTTTTCAATAGCCCCTTAGAAATGGAGAGGCTACATGGCTACCATGTGCCTTTAGATCAATATGTCCAAGTCCCAGAGCCCGGGGTAGAGAATTGGATAGGTTATTTCCTGCCTGAGACGCAAACTGTTAGTGCTTTCGGTTCCTACCTGGATGAGTTATATTATATCCAGCATAAGGACTGGACGATGGTAAGAATAATGGCGAAAAGAGGAGCTCCATGGATTGTATTTGGAGAAGTAGGAGCACCAAGCCCATCTCTTTCATACGGAGACATGGTCATAGTAAAGAGGTTCGGTTCGCCCAGTGTTGGACAGTTTCAATGGGCAAGGGGTTTACATGCTACAAAGTATGTTCGTGAAACACCTGAATACTTTGAGTTCAATATCGAGCCCGATTATACAGCAGTATTTGTTCAAATGGATTCTCTTGCCACGACAAAAGAGATAGCCATTATGAGCGATGATCTGTGTTATGGTGCCGCGGTGGTGAATGGTGAAACAGTGATGATTCCAGCCTTTATATCGTCTCTGCCAGAAGGCTCGGAATTGGAGCTTGTCGCTTGGGACGGAGCCAAGTCCAGTGCTAAATCTATCTCCATCAACCTTTTTGATCAGACCAATAATGCATACGTACAGTGCAGCTCTTTTGTAAAAGACACATCTGATCATTATCTGATTAAAATGGGTTCTACGCTCCCCGATACTGACGCACCGAGTACGCTAAGCTTAGGTATTAAGAACTATCCCAATCCCTTCAATCCCAGCACCACCATCAGCTACAGTGTGCCTGCAAATGGTGATGTAATGCTCAATATCTACAACGCGAAAGGCCAATTGGTAAACACGCTGGTGAGTGAGCACAAAAACAAAGGTAACTATCAGGTAGTCTGGCAAGGAAGAGATATGAGTGGCAATTCTGTCGCTTCCGGCTTGTATTTCACCCGCTTGGTATCTGGCGGAAAATCTATAAACAACAAAATGCTACTGCTGAAGTAGATAAATATAGGGTATATGGAGCGGTGTCTATCACCGCTCCATACCTGATATAACGGGAGCTGACATGAAACAATATTTACTAATAGCTATGCTACTGCTACCATTGGCGGTATTCGCTATTACCAGACACGTGTCCCTGGATGGAACTCAAGCCTATACTTCCATACAGGTGGCTATCAACGATGCCCAAAGTGGAGATGTGGTATTGGTGTATCCGGGACACTATATCGAGAATATAGATCTTTCTAACAAACAGAACCTCATCCTTGTCTCCCTGGAATATACGACCGAAGATACTACCTACATAAGTACTACGATCATCGATGGCTCTGCCAATGCGAATTCCACTGTAATCTTTTATGAAAACGCCGTGAATATCACCCTAAGAGGGTTTTCAATCACCGGGGGTAGGGGATATGACTACTTCAATGGTGCATCGCCGCGACAAATATTTGGAGGCGGAATATTCTTCCACAAAAACTGCAGTGCAAGCCTGATCAATCTCAATATCTATGATAACATAGCATCCATAGGGGGGGGTATGATTATTGCAGAGAATTGTTCTGTGACTTTATCAAAGGTGAATATCTATAACAATATTGCCAGATATACCGGAGGTGGCTTGTCGATTGGCAGTTCGCCCCAGGAAGGAGCACCAACGATAGTCTTCTCACAGACTGATAGGTGCAGCATCTACAACAATTTTGCCCAATGGGGCATGGACCTACATTGGCATTATATTCACTACGGTACGGTTTCCATCTATCTGAAGAAATTCACCGTGCCCACTTATGAACGCTATTATGCTGATCATTATGACGCAGGGTATGACAGCTCTCCTTATGTAGTGTTTGATATCCAGGAAGCCTATCTGCAACCGATTGATGCAGATATCTACGTAAGTCCCTTGGGTGATGACGACAATGATGGGCTTAGCCCTGCCACAGCCCTCAAAACTCCCTCGCTGGGCATGCAGAGAATTGCCAGTAATCCTGCTCAACCCCGGACAGTCCACCTGATGGCAGGAGAACATCATAACCTTATGATGGATGAATACATCCCCATCGCCATGAAGGATTATACCACATTGCAGGGTGTATCGGAAGCTCAAACGAGACTCTATGCCGAAAACCTGATTGATGGCACGGGAGTGGTAACCATGGGCATCAGGAGGTTTGGCATGCAGATGAAGAATGTATCCATCACCACAAGCATGGCATCTGCTCTCTTCAGTTGGGAAATCTTTGATTGCCATTATGAAAACATCACGGTTGAAAACTCATCAGTTAGTCAATGGATGGTAGCCTTGGGCTATATCAATAGCGATTATACTATGAAGAACATCACCTTGAGCAACAACACAGCCCAATATCACGACTTTGGCTTATATCTAAAAGGAGCAGTAATCAAGCTTGATAAGATCGTGATCAGGGACAGTGGCGTGCCTTGGATGCCGGGCCCTTGGGATCGAGGTTGTGGAGCTTTTGACATTGCGGTGCGGGATACCTTGATCGTCAGCAACAGCAGGTTCGTCAATAATACCCACTATTCAGAGGATGGATTTGCCCAGTTCAGGACTTATTTCGGGCCACAATCCAGCCAAGTGGTTATATTTGATAATTGTCTCTTTGCGGGCAATACCGCCAGCGGCGGAGTCAGAAATATTGATATCTTTGGTGGGCAGAGTGTTGATTTTATCAATTGCACCTTCGCCAATAATACCGGTACCTATCCAGATTACTTGCGTATTGGATCTTATGTAAACCGCATAGTGAATTGCATCTTTTCGAACAACAGCAATGCCTTTGATATCAGAACCACAATAGATACGCATATCGAAAACAGCCTATTCAGCAAAACTAACAATATCTACAGGGTGTACGAAGATCAATCCTTGAATTGGGGTGCGCATAACATCACTGGCACCGATCCCTTGTTCAGCGGTGATGATCCTACCCTGCCCAGCTATTATTGTCTGTTTTCGGATGAGGAAAATGGTTACTCACCAGCCATAGATGCCGGAACCATGAATTCTGCGATCTTGCCTTCAGGTTATGTTGTTCCTGAATATGATGCCTTTGGTTTTAACCGGGTCTATGGGTCGCAGATTGATATCGGTTGTTATGAATCACAGGGATATACAGGCAATGAGGAAGAGCTTAATCCAACTGTGAGCAATTTGCAATTAGCAAACTATCCCAATCCCTTCAATCCCAGCACCACGATCAGTTACAGTGTTCCCACCGATGGTGATGTAAGCCTTGCTATCTACAACGCCAAAGGCCAATTGGTAAACACGCTGGTGA
The sequence above is drawn from the Candidatus Cloacimonadota bacterium genome and encodes:
- a CDS encoding T9SS type A sorting domain-containing protein yields the protein MKQYLLIAMLLLPLAVFAITRHVSLDGTQAYTSIQVAINDAQSGDVVLVYPGHYIENIDLSNKQNLILVSLEYTTEDTTYISTTIIDGSANANSTVIFYENAVNITLRGFSITGGRGYDYFNGASPRQIFGGGIFFHKNCSASLINLNIYDNIASIGGGMIIAENCSVTLSKVNIYNNIARYTGGGLSIGSSPQEGAPTIVFSQTDRCSIYNNFAQWGMDLHWHYIHYGTVSIYLKKFTVPTYERYYADHYDAGYDSSPYVVFDIQEAYLQPIDADIYVSPLGDDDNDGLSPATALKTPSLGMQRIASNPAQPRTVHLMAGEHHNLMMDEYIPIAMKDYTTLQGVSEAQTRLYAENLIDGTGVVTMGIRRFGMQMKNVSITTSMASALFSWEIFDCHYENITVENSSVSQWMVALGYINSDYTMKNITLSNNTAQYHDFGLYLKGAVIKLDKIVIRDSGVPWMPGPWDRGCGAFDIAVRDTLIVSNSRFVNNTHYSEDGFAQFRTYFGPQSSQVVIFDNCLFAGNTASGGVRNIDIFGGQSVDFINCTFANNTGTYPDYLRIGSYVNRIVNCIFSNNSNAFDIRTTIDTHIENSLFSKTNNIYRVYEDQSLNWGAHNITGTDPLFSGDDPTLPSYYCLFSDEENGYSPAIDAGTMNSAILPSGYVVPEYDAFGFNRVYGSQIDIGCYESQGYTGNEEELNPTVSNLQLANYPNPFNPSTTISYSVPTDGDVSLAIYNAKGQLVNTLVSEHKNKANYQVVWQGKDKSGNNVASGLYFTRLKSGGKSITNKMLLLK
- a CDS encoding T9SS type A sorting domain-containing protein, translated to MSCNLFARNIYVDGDQAAYGNGTISTPYKSIVSAISEARNHAEPNTIHIKGRDSANYYDQNLSISGFQYPLTLKQWDISSNELIIKGTGNSMSTITLGNNAATIKIMGATISRASEPQINSTLLGGGLFIYYSESVVIEDCIINHCRAWKGGGIYAYQSDLELINTKMHNNTGVRYTGLVLISFGGAIYAEDSEITVSESLLYFNHGGSQTACEETIYLYGGLLSCEATTLYHDSPTAVQVWTYEGDSVFQNCIIFQPYMNVNASYEFCCAYNTQYSAFGGLGNIIADPMFNGDFSLEKGSPCIGTGYSADFWDHQGAPGNQDLITPHDETQDIGGIPYNGDRFIRYSFDDDPQGNWMCFPVLDDHSYVNIDGVDYRADNMRAFFYDYEGPFSEMDRVSFKWYDPGNVFGEYTHRPNAVITWHYMRGLNSDEGFLGYKALFNSPLEMERLHGYHVPLDQYVQVPEPGVENWIGYFLPETQTVSAFGSYLDELYYIQHKDWTMVRIMAKRGAPWIVFGEVGAPSPSLSYGDMVIVKRFGSPSVGQFQWARGLHATKYVRETPEYFEFNIEPDYTAVFVQMDSLATTKEIAIMSDDLCYGAAVVNGETVMIPAFISSLPEGSELELVAWDGAKSSAKSISINLFDQTNNAYVQCSSFVKDTSDHYLIKMGSTLPDTDAPSTLSLGIKNYPNPFNPSTTISYSVPANGDVMLNIYNAKGQLVNTLVSEHKNKGNYQVVWQGRDMSGNSVASGLYFTRLVSGGKSINNKMLLLK